From a single Miscanthus floridulus cultivar M001 chromosome 8, ASM1932011v1, whole genome shotgun sequence genomic region:
- the LOC136475880 gene encoding trihelix transcription factor ASR3-like isoform X2 yields MDPAAADQPCVIQALPANCNTLPPLLVQALPAQHSPAKTNNTPPSPAAKRRPAPAPPGPAPPSPRRTRSGGAPEWTPAETLALVAEVAAVDDGWSRSVSAFQKWAMVAENLAASEAFASGPRTRRGRGSGSGSKRTAGECRRRWEALAAEYGAVRRWEVRTRGTYWEMGAAARRKAGLPAEFDAEVYGAMDALIRVEEALLADAAGGGAGGEEVEGLVGGGAGVGVEVGEQDGGHSGEAEVGKEQVQEDASAGEEEEPQEEKEEEEEEDVEEDGEEMQEDGGNADASNDLASFGFNAMVR; encoded by the coding sequence ATGGATCCCGCCGCTGCGGACCAGCCGTGTGTCATCCAGGCGCTCCCGGCGAACTGCAACACCCTCCCGCCGCTCCTGGTCCAGGCGCTCCCGGCCCAGCACTCCCCGGCCAAGACCAACAACACGCCGCCCTCCCCCGCCGCCAAACGCCGCCCCGCGCCTGCCCCGCCGGGCCCGGCGCCCCCGAGCCCTCGCCGCACCCGCTCAGGCGGCGCGCCGGAGTGGACGCCCGCCGAGACGCTCGCGCTCGTCGCCGAGGTCGCGGCCGTGGACGACGGCTGGTCCCGCTCCGTCTCCGCGTTCCAGAAGTGGGCCATGGTCGCCGAGAACCTCGCCGCCTCCGAGGCCTTCGCGTCGGGGCCCAGGacccggcgcgggcgcgggagcgggagcgggagcaaGAGGACTGCCGGGGAGTGCCGCCGCCGCTGGGAGGCGCTGGCGGCGGAGTACGGGGCCGTGCGCCGCTGGGAGGTGCGCACCAGGGGAACGTACTGGGAGATgggcgcggcggcgcggaggAAGGCCGGCCTTCCTGCGGAGTTCGACGCCGAGGTGTATGGGGCCATGGATGCGCTCATACGGGTCGAGGAGGCGCTGCTTGCGGATGCTGCGGGCGGTGGTGCGGGTGGGGAGGAGGTGGAGGGCTTGGTTGGCGGCGGTGCCGGCGTCGGCGTCGAGGTGGGTGAGCAGGACGGCGGTCACTCCGGTGAGGCTGAGGTTGGAAAAGAGCAGGTGCAGGAGGATGCATCagcaggagaggaggaggagccacaggaagagaaggaggaggaggaggaggaagatgtcgAGGAGGATGGAGAAGAAATGCAGGAGGATGGGGGCAATGCTGATGCTTCAAATGACTTGG